The following are from one region of the Prevotella communis genome:
- the miaA gene encoding tRNA (adenosine(37)-N6)-dimethylallyltransferase MiaA has product MITILGPTASGKTPLAAALAQRIGGEIISADSRQVYRRMDIGTGKDLCDYAPVVDGTPVNIPYHLIDICEPGTKYNLFQYQQDFFDAYNDIVGRGKAPILCGGTGLYIEAVLKGYKLSPVPQNQKLRDSLEGKTLEELTAILAELKQRSGSVMHNKTDVDSCQRAIRAIEIETYNIEHPMPLRELPPIDSLIVGVNIDRDLRREKITRRLKARLDEGMVDEVRGLLAEGIPTEDLIYYGLEYKYLTEYIIGKLSYDEMFRQLEIAIHQFAKRQMTWFRGMERRGFTIHWIDATLPIDEKVEQILQMI; this is encoded by the coding sequence ATGATAACAATACTTGGTCCTACGGCAAGCGGTAAGACGCCATTGGCAGCTGCATTGGCCCAACGTATCGGTGGAGAAATTATTTCTGCCGACTCACGTCAGGTGTATCGTCGTATGGATATTGGTACGGGAAAGGACCTTTGCGACTATGCCCCTGTGGTTGACGGTACCCCCGTCAACATCCCTTATCACCTCATTGATATCTGCGAGCCTGGTACGAAGTATAACCTGTTTCAGTATCAACAGGATTTCTTTGATGCGTATAATGATATTGTAGGGAGAGGAAAGGCACCTATTCTCTGCGGTGGCACCGGACTTTATATTGAGGCTGTGCTGAAGGGTTATAAACTCTCGCCTGTACCCCAGAATCAGAAATTGCGTGACAGTCTTGAAGGTAAGACGCTGGAAGAACTGACTGCCATACTTGCTGAATTGAAGCAACGGAGCGGTTCTGTGATGCATAATAAGACCGATGTAGACTCCTGTCAGCGTGCCATACGTGCCATTGAGATTGAAACCTATAACATAGAACATCCCATGCCACTTCGTGAATTGCCACCTATAGACTCCTTGATAGTAGGTGTCAATATCGACCGTGACTTACGTCGTGAAAAGATAACACGCAGATTGAAAGCCCGTTTGGATGAGGGTATGGTAGATGAGGTTCGAGGATTGCTGGCTGAAGGAATACCGACAGAAGACCTGATTTACTACGGTTTGGAATATAAATACCTGACGGAATATATCATAGGCAAACTGTCGTATGATGAGATGTTCCGCCAACTTGAGATAGCTATTCATCAGTTTGCAAAGCGTCAGATGACGTGGTTCCGTGGTATGGAACGACGTGGTTTCACTATTCATTGGATAGATGCTACATTACCGATAGATGAGAAGGTAGAACAAATACTTCAAATGATATGA
- the mscL gene encoding large-conductance mechanosensitive channel protein MscL yields MGFIKEFKEFAMKGNVMDMAVGVIIGAAFGKIVSSMVDDILMPLVGMVTGNVDFTNLAFQIGEGEDAAVLKYGNFIQNTVDFIIVAFCIFLMLKGINKLNRKKEEPAPAPEEPKGPTQEELLAEIRDLLKEKK; encoded by the coding sequence ATGGGATTTATTAAAGAATTCAAGGAGTTTGCCATGAAGGGCAATGTGATGGACATGGCAGTTGGTGTGATCATCGGTGCCGCTTTTGGTAAGATTGTAAGTAGCATGGTTGACGACATCCTGATGCCGCTGGTTGGTATGGTAACAGGCAATGTAGACTTTACTAATCTGGCCTTCCAGATTGGCGAGGGCGAAGATGCCGCTGTGCTGAAGTATGGTAACTTCATCCAAAACACTGTAGACTTCATCATCGTGGCCTTCTGTATTTTCCTGATGCTGAAGGGTATCAACAAGCTGAACCGCAAGAAGGAAGAACCCGCTCCTGCACCTGAAGAACCCAAGGGTCCCACTCAGGAAGAACTGCTGGCAGAGATTCGCGACTTGCTGAAGGAGAAGAAGTAA
- the greA gene encoding transcription elongation factor GreA: MEYMSQEGYDKLVAELKQLETVELPQVRDAIAEARDKGDLSENFEYHAAKREQGRLLGRIRFMQRVLENARVIDKSRLAGESIGLLSKVEMTNLNTNSRMTYTITSPHEANLREGKISIKSPIAEALLGKKVGDEVEVRVPAGMLKLRIESVSL; this comes from the coding sequence ATGGAATATATGTCACAAGAGGGCTACGATAAACTCGTGGCTGAATTAAAGCAATTAGAGACTGTGGAACTGCCACAGGTAAGGGATGCTATTGCAGAAGCTCGCGACAAGGGTGACTTGAGTGAGAACTTTGAATATCATGCCGCTAAGCGTGAGCAGGGACGCTTGTTGGGACGTATACGTTTTATGCAGCGTGTGCTTGAGAACGCCAGGGTGATTGACAAATCGCGACTGGCTGGCGAGAGCATAGGCCTGCTGAGTAAGGTTGAGATGACCAATCTCAACACGAACTCACGTATGACCTATACTATCACAAGTCCTCATGAGGCCAACCTACGTGAGGGTAAAATTTCCATCAAGTCACCGATTGCTGAGGCTCTTTTGGGTAAGAAGGTTGGTGATGAAGTGGAGGTGCGTGTACCAGCAGGTATGCTTAAACTTCGCATTGAAAGTGTATCTCTATAG
- a CDS encoding glycoside hydrolase family 57 protein — protein MKTICLYFEIHQIIHLKRYRFFDIGTDHYYYDDYENERSISDIAERSYMPALNTLLQMIKENGKYFKVAFSLSGTGIEQLEYHAPQVIEKLQELNETGCVEFLAEPYSHGLSSLANPEAFARDMKKQSAKMEEYFGKKPTVARNSSLIYSDDIGAQIAALGFKGMLTEGAKHVLGWKSPHYVYNCNMAPSLKLLLRDVELSDDISLRFNNAEWEGYPLFADAYIDRIARLPEEEQIINIFMELSALGIAQPLSSNILDFLHALPVCAKQKGITFSTPTEICMKTKSVGAINVPDTLSWVDEERDCSCWLGNAMQREAFNKLYSVADRLLIANDPRINQDWDYLQASNNFRFMTTKPSNVGLDRGIYSGPFDAFTNYMNILGDFINRVNALYPEEIDNEQLNSLLTTIKNQGDEIEMKDMEIERLKTKLAKLQPAEAEKPKKATPAKKVAPAKKAADKKAAPAKKAAPKKKAEPKKE, from the coding sequence ATGAAGACGATTTGTTTATATTTCGAGATACACCAGATTATCCATCTGAAGAGATACCGTTTCTTTGATATCGGTACTGATCATTATTATTATGATGACTATGAGAACGAGCGTAGTATCAGCGACATTGCAGAGCGTTCGTATATGCCTGCACTGAATACCTTGCTGCAGATGATTAAGGAGAACGGCAAGTATTTCAAGGTGGCCTTCTCACTTTCTGGTACTGGAATCGAGCAGTTGGAGTATCATGCTCCTCAGGTTATTGAAAAACTTCAGGAACTCAACGAGACCGGTTGTGTGGAGTTCCTGGCTGAACCTTATAGTCATGGTCTTTCGTCACTGGCTAATCCTGAGGCTTTTGCTCGTGATATGAAGAAACAGAGTGCCAAGATGGAGGAGTATTTCGGCAAGAAGCCTACCGTGGCACGTAACTCTTCTCTTATTTACAGTGATGACATCGGTGCACAGATTGCTGCCCTTGGCTTCAAGGGTATGCTCACCGAGGGTGCTAAGCACGTACTGGGTTGGAAGAGTCCTCACTATGTATACAACTGTAACATGGCTCCCAGTCTGAAACTATTGCTTCGTGATGTAGAGTTGTCAGACGATATCTCATTGCGTTTCAATAACGCAGAGTGGGAGGGCTATCCTCTGTTTGCCGATGCTTATATTGATCGTATTGCCCGTCTGCCGGAGGAAGAGCAGATTATCAATATCTTCATGGAACTCTCTGCATTGGGTATTGCACAGCCACTCAGTTCTAATATCCTCGACTTCCTGCATGCTTTGCCTGTATGTGCTAAGCAGAAGGGTATCACCTTCTCTACACCTACTGAGATTTGTATGAAGACAAAGAGTGTGGGGGCTATCAATGTACCTGATACGTTGTCGTGGGTTGACGAGGAGCGCGACTGCTCATGCTGGTTGGGTAATGCCATGCAGCGTGAGGCCTTTAATAAACTGTATTCTGTTGCAGATCGTCTGTTGATTGCCAACGACCCTCGTATCAATCAGGACTGGGATTACCTGCAGGCTTCAAATAACTTCCGCTTTATGACCACCAAGCCTTCTAACGTAGGACTTGACCGTGGTATCTATAGCGGTCCGTTTGATGCTTTCACTAACTACATGAATATTCTGGGCGACTTCATCAACAGAGTGAACGCTCTCTATCCCGAGGAGATTGATAATGAGCAGCTCAACTCACTGCTGACCACTATCAAGAATCAGGGTGACGAGATTGAGATGAAGGATATGGAGATTGAGCGCCTGAAAACCAAATTGGCAAAACTCCAGCCTGCTGAGGCTGAGAAGCCCAAGAAGGCAACACCAGCTAAGAAGGTAGCACCAGCTAAGAAGGCAGCTGA
- a CDS encoding glycosyltransferase family 4 protein, translating to MKVLMFGWEYPPHVFGGLATANYGISEGLKAQGDIETVLCLPRPFGDESQHACRIVAMNAVPIAWRDVNYDYVKQRVGNIMSPEYYYKCREHIYADFNYMHVNDLGCMEFAGGYPGNLHEEINNYSIIAGVVARTEDFDIIHAHDWLTFPAGIHAKQVSGKPLCIHVHATDFDRSRGKVNPTVYSIEKNGMDNADCIMCVSELTRQTVINQYHQDPRKCFTVHNAVYPLPQEYQDIPRPDHTGKEKVVTFLGRITMQKGPEYFVEAANMVLHRTRNVRFCMAGSGDMMDQMIYLAAERGIADRFHFPGFMRGKQVYECLKDSDVYVMPSVSEPFGISPLEAMQCGTPSIISKQSGCAEILNNCIKVDYWDVHALADAIYSICVNDSLFNYLKEEGKKEVDQITWEKVGRWIRTLYRRTLGWEE from the coding sequence ATGAAAGTATTAATGTTTGGATGGGAGTATCCTCCTCATGTATTTGGTGGCTTGGCTACCGCCAACTATGGTATCTCTGAAGGTTTGAAGGCTCAAGGCGATATAGAGACTGTGCTCTGTCTGCCTCGTCCCTTTGGTGATGAGAGTCAGCATGCCTGTCGTATCGTTGCCATGAACGCAGTGCCTATTGCCTGGCGCGATGTGAACTATGACTATGTGAAGCAGCGCGTGGGCAATATTATGTCTCCTGAATACTACTATAAGTGTCGTGAGCATATCTATGCTGACTTCAACTATATGCATGTGAATGACCTCGGATGTATGGAGTTTGCCGGTGGTTATCCTGGCAATCTGCACGAGGAAATCAATAACTATTCTATCATTGCAGGTGTCGTGGCACGTACGGAGGACTTTGATATTATTCATGCACACGACTGGCTGACTTTTCCTGCAGGTATTCATGCTAAACAGGTGAGTGGTAAACCGTTATGTATTCATGTGCATGCAACTGACTTCGACCGTAGCCGTGGAAAAGTGAACCCCACGGTTTACTCAATTGAGAAGAATGGTATGGATAATGCTGACTGTATCATGTGTGTGTCAGAGTTGACCCGTCAGACGGTTATCAATCAGTATCATCAGGATCCGCGTAAGTGCTTCACGGTACACAATGCAGTATATCCTCTGCCTCAGGAGTATCAGGATATTCCCCGACCTGACCATACGGGTAAGGAGAAGGTGGTTACCTTCCTTGGTCGTATCACGATGCAGAAGGGACCAGAGTATTTCGTTGAGGCTGCCAATATGGTGCTACACCGTACACGTAATGTGCGTTTCTGCATGGCAGGTTCTGGTGACATGATGGATCAGATGATTTATCTTGCTGCCGAACGTGGTATTGCAGACCGTTTCCATTTCCCTGGTTTCATGCGTGGCAAACAGGTATATGAATGCCTGAAGGATTCCGATGTATATGTGATGCCATCAGTATCAGAACCGTTTGGTATCTCACCCTTGGAAGCTATGCAGTGTGGTACGCCTTCTATTATCTCTAAACAGTCTGGTTGTGCTGAAATCCTAAACAACTGTATCAAGGTGGATTACTGGGATGTACATGCTTTGGCTGATGCTATCTATAGTATCTGTGTGAACGACTCGCTGTTCAACTACCTCAAGGAAGAAGGAAAGAAAGAGGTTGACCAGATTACATGGGAGAAGGTGGGTCGCTGGATACGCACCCTCTACAGAAGAACCTTAGGATGGGAAGAGTAA
- a CDS encoding SulP family inorganic anion transporter yields MKTLDFKPKLVSAIRNYNKQTFMADLMAGLIVGIVALPLAIAFGIASGVSPEKGIITAIVAGFAISALGGSKVQIGGPTGAFIVIVAGIINQYGIQGLTIATLMAGVFLIGFGLLRLGTIIKYIPYPIIVGFTSGIAVTIFTTQVKDLLGMRMDAVPSDFIEKWIAYFQNLTHIDPWSAGVGLVSVAIIASAPKFSKRIPGSLIAIIVMTVVVLLLKQYAGVTSIETIGDRFNISSQLPDAVVPELSWETIKGLVAPALTIAILGAIESLLSATVADGVIGDHHNSNTELIGQGVANIVSPIFGGIPATGAIARTMTNINNGGRTPIAGIVHAVVLLLIFLFLMPLAQYIPMACLAGVLVVVSYGMSGWRSFTALMHNPKSDITVLLLTFFLTIIFDLTVAIEVGIVCACLLFMKRMSETTDVKAVYDEIDLNEDADMERGNLEHLSIPKGVEVYEINGPYFFGAGNKFEDLMGGFGDRPKVRIIRMRKVPFIDSTGLHNLENMCLMSQKEGITVVLSGVNEKVEAVLRRNNFHKLLGQENICNHIDLALARANEIVG; encoded by the coding sequence ATGAAAACTTTAGATTTTAAGCCGAAATTGGTATCGGCTATTAGGAATTACAACAAACAGACATTCATGGCCGACCTGATGGCCGGTCTTATCGTGGGTATCGTTGCCCTTCCATTGGCTATCGCCTTCGGTATTGCCAGTGGTGTTTCTCCAGAAAAAGGTATTATCACGGCTATCGTAGCAGGTTTCGCCATTTCGGCCCTTGGCGGTTCGAAAGTACAGATTGGCGGTCCTACGGGTGCTTTTATTGTCATCGTGGCTGGCATCATCAACCAATATGGCATACAGGGTCTCACCATCGCCACACTCATGGCGGGTGTTTTCCTTATCGGTTTCGGCCTGTTGCGCCTGGGTACCATCATCAAGTACATTCCCTACCCCATCATCGTTGGTTTCACCAGCGGTATCGCCGTCACCATCTTCACTACGCAGGTAAAGGATTTGCTGGGCATGCGGATGGATGCCGTTCCAAGCGACTTCATTGAGAAATGGATTGCCTATTTCCAGAACCTGACTCATATTGATCCATGGAGTGCCGGTGTAGGATTAGTGAGCGTAGCTATCATTGCCTCAGCTCCCAAATTCAGCAAGCGTATCCCCGGTTCACTCATTGCCATCATCGTCATGACTGTTGTCGTATTGCTGTTGAAGCAGTATGCCGGCGTAACCTCTATCGAGACCATTGGCGACCGTTTCAACATCTCTTCACAGCTACCTGATGCCGTTGTGCCCGAATTGAGCTGGGAAACCATCAAGGGACTGGTTGCCCCCGCGCTGACCATCGCCATCCTTGGTGCTATCGAGAGCTTGCTGTCAGCCACCGTTGCCGATGGTGTGATTGGCGATCATCATAACTCAAACACAGAACTTATTGGTCAGGGCGTGGCAAATATCGTATCACCCATCTTTGGCGGTATCCCCGCTACAGGTGCAATCGCCCGTACCATGACTAATATTAATAATGGTGGACGCACCCCTATCGCCGGTATAGTACACGCAGTGGTACTGCTGCTCATCTTCCTGTTCCTGATGCCGCTGGCACAATACATCCCCATGGCCTGTCTGGCCGGTGTACTGGTAGTAGTGAGCTACGGCATGAGCGGATGGCGCTCGTTTACAGCACTGATGCACAATCCAAAGAGTGACATCACCGTTCTGCTGCTCACCTTCTTCCTCACCATCATCTTCGACCTCACAGTAGCCATCGAAGTAGGTATCGTCTGCGCTTGTCTGCTCTTCATGAAGCGTATGAGCGAGACCACCGACGTGAAGGCTGTATACGACGAGATTGACCTGAATGAAGATGCCGACATGGAGCGTGGCAACCTGGAACACCTGTCTATCCCCAAGGGTGTAGAGGTGTACGAGATTAACGGTCCTTACTTCTTCGGTGCAGGAAATAAGTTTGAGGATCTGATGGGCGGTTTCGGTGATCGTCCGAAGGTACGCATCATCCGTATGCGTAAGGTACCCTTCATCGATTCCACAGGTCTGCATAACCTTGAGAACATGTGCCTGATGAGCCAGAAGGAAGGCATCACCGTGGTACTCTCCGGCGTTAACGAAAAAGTGGAAGCCGTGCTTCGTCGCAACAACTTCCACAAATTATTGGGTCAGGAGAATATCTGCAACCACATTGATCTCGCCCTGGCTCGCGCCAACGAGATTGTAGGCTAA
- the gap gene encoding type I glyceraldehyde-3-phosphate dehydrogenase has product MTKVAINGFGRIGRLAFRQMFEAEGYEVVAINDLTSPKMLAHLLKYDTAQGGFCGKIGENKHTVEAGEDYIVVDGQKITIYAIPNAAELPWGKLDVDVVLECTGFYTSKEKASAHLTAGAKKVVISAPAGNDLPTIVYNVNHKTLTPADTVISAASCTTNCLAPMTKALNDLAPIQSGIMTTVHAYTGDQMILDGPQRKGDVQRARAGAQNIVPNSTGAAKAIGLVIPELNGKLIGAAQRVPTPTGSTTILHAVVKGEVTVESINAAMKAAQNESFGYTEEKLVSSDIIGMKFGSLFDANQTMVSKMEDGNSLVQVVSWYDNENSYTSQMVRTIKYLAELK; this is encoded by the coding sequence ATGACAAAAGTAGCAATTAACGGTTTTGGCCGTATTGGTCGTCTCGCATTCCGTCAGATGTTCGAGGCAGAAGGTTATGAAGTAGTAGCAATCAACGACTTGACAAGTCCTAAGATGCTGGCTCACTTGCTGAAGTATGATACCGCTCAGGGTGGTTTCTGCGGCAAGATTGGTGAGAACAAGCACACTGTAGAGGCTGGTGAGGATTACATCGTTGTTGATGGTCAGAAGATCACTATCTATGCTATTCCTAACGCTGCTGAGCTGCCTTGGGGCAAGCTGGATGTAGACGTAGTTCTGGAGTGCACAGGTTTCTACACATCTAAGGAGAAGGCTTCTGCTCACCTGACTGCTGGTGCTAAGAAGGTTGTTATCTCTGCTCCTGCTGGTAACGATCTGCCCACTATCGTTTACAATGTAAACCACAAGACTCTGACTCCTGCTGACACTGTTATCTCAGCTGCTTCTTGCACAACAAACTGCTTGGCTCCTATGACCAAGGCTCTGAACGACCTCGCTCCCATCCAGAGCGGTATCATGACAACTGTTCATGCTTACACTGGTGACCAGATGATCCTCGACGGTCCTCAGCGCAAGGGTGATGTTCAGCGTGCTCGTGCTGGTGCTCAGAACATCGTTCCTAACTCAACTGGTGCTGCTAAGGCTATCGGTCTCGTTATCCCCGAGCTGAACGGTAAGCTGATCGGTGCTGCTCAGCGCGTTCCAACTCCTACAGGTTCTACCACTATCCTGCACGCTGTTGTTAAGGGTGAGGTAACTGTTGAGAGCATCAACGCTGCCATGAAGGCTGCTCAGAACGAGAGCTTCGGTTACACTGAGGAGAAGCTCGTTTCTAGCGACATCATCGGTATGAAGTTCGGTTCACTCTTCGACGCTAACCAGACCATGGTAAGCAAGATGGAGGATGGTAACTCACTCGTACAGGTTGTTTCTTGGTACGACAATGAGAACTCTTACACTTCTCAGATGGTTCGCACCATCAAGTACCTCGCTGAGCTGAAGTAA
- a CDS encoding diacylglycerol/lipid kinase family protein, translating into MMEDCRWAILYCPRKGIYRSRRRWERLQKELAAQGVKYDFVQSESTESVERLMTMLIHNGYKTIVIMGGDTALNDAVNCLMKADKDMREQVALGVIPNGTLNDFARFWGFDERDDEKTVMWLKMHRVRKVDLGCIDYENKAGEKLKRYFLNCVNIGLTADLQNLRRQGRQVLGSKTIAFLYTCLSMVFHRHDYKMRLNIDYEVMERSVMTVCVGNALGYGQTPSAVPYSGMLDVSVVYNPRVKQLLAGLWLLVTGRLLNHKSVHPYRVRKMSVESDKALVCVDGRQAERTVGEYHIHVEPEVINFLIPD; encoded by the coding sequence ATGATGGAAGATTGTCGATGGGCTATACTGTATTGCCCCAGAAAAGGCATTTACCGTTCGCGCAGGCGTTGGGAGCGACTGCAAAAGGAACTTGCGGCACAAGGTGTGAAATATGACTTTGTGCAGAGTGAGTCGACTGAGAGCGTGGAACGTCTGATGACGATGCTAATACATAATGGGTATAAGACTATCGTTATCATGGGTGGCGATACGGCGCTGAACGATGCAGTGAATTGTCTGATGAAGGCAGATAAGGATATGCGCGAGCAAGTGGCACTGGGAGTGATACCTAATGGCACGCTGAATGATTTCGCCAGATTCTGGGGCTTTGATGAGCGTGATGACGAGAAGACGGTGATGTGGTTGAAGATGCACCGGGTCAGGAAAGTGGACCTGGGTTGTATTGACTATGAGAACAAAGCCGGTGAAAAGCTGAAGCGCTATTTTCTGAACTGTGTCAATATCGGTCTGACGGCAGATCTTCAGAATCTGCGCCGACAAGGTAGGCAAGTCCTGGGCTCAAAGACGATAGCCTTCCTGTATACTTGTTTGTCAATGGTGTTTCATCGCCACGACTATAAGATGCGCCTGAATATTGACTACGAAGTGATGGAACGTAGTGTTATGACGGTCTGCGTAGGTAATGCCCTGGGTTACGGACAGACGCCGAGTGCTGTGCCCTATAGCGGCATGCTGGATGTGTCAGTGGTCTATAATCCACGAGTAAAGCAACTGCTGGCAGGCTTGTGGCTGTTGGTGACCGGGCGCCTCTTGAATCATAAGAGTGTGCATCCGTATCGAGTCAGGAAAATGTCGGTGGAATCTGACAAGGCCTTGGTATGTGTAGACGGTCGTCAGGCTGAGCGTACGGTGGGCGAATACCATATTCATGTAGAACCGGAAGTGATTAATTTCTTGATACCCGATTGA
- a CDS encoding glycogen debranching enzyme N-terminal domain-containing protein: protein MSYLRFEKAVMTNLEESLRRELLRTNRGGAYSASTLVDCNTRKYHGLLVVPVPEIDDENHVLLSSLDCTVVQHGAEFNLGLHKYQGNNFSPKGHKYIREFDASLIPTTVYRVGGVILKRETIFQAYEDRILIRYTLEDAHSATTLRFRPFLAFRSVRQFTHENSVASRDYQLIDNGIKTCMYKGYPDLFMQFNKKNEFIFQPDWYRGIEYPKEQERGYASNEDLYVPGYFEVPIKKGETIVFAASTSQVKSSSLKSMFQKELDLRVPRDNFYHCLVTAAHQFHNREADDTRYLLAGYPWFKCRARDTFISLPGLTLAIDEQDYFELVMNTAERGLREFMEGKPLTVKIYEMDQPDVPLWAVWAIQQYARYAGRDKAFEKYGKLLQDIIIYIKDDKHPNLRLDDNGLLYANGRDKAITWMNSKANGKPVVPRSGYIVEFNALWYNAVKFCASMAAEKGDVKGAGVLEELAAKTKKSFVDTFVNEYGYLLDYVDGNMMDWSVRPNQIFAVALDYSPLNQQQMKSVVDICTRELLTPKGLRSLSPKSGGYNPMYVGPQTQRDYAYHQGTAWPWLGGFYMEACLKLYKRSRLSFIERQMVGYEDEMDYHAIGTISELFDGNPPFHGRGAMSFAMNVAEILRTMKLLEKYSYQK from the coding sequence ATGAGTTATTTACGATTTGAAAAAGCCGTGATGACGAACCTGGAGGAGAGTCTGCGCCGTGAATTGCTCCGCACCAACCGAGGTGGTGCGTATAGCGCGTCTACCCTTGTAGACTGCAATACGCGAAAGTACCACGGACTGCTGGTGGTCCCTGTGCCTGAGATTGACGATGAGAACCATGTGCTCTTGTCGTCGCTTGATTGTACGGTGGTGCAGCATGGAGCGGAATTCAACCTGGGTCTCCACAAGTATCAAGGCAACAACTTCAGTCCTAAGGGACACAAGTACATTCGTGAGTTTGATGCCAGTCTTATTCCTACCACTGTTTATCGTGTGGGTGGTGTGATACTGAAACGTGAGACGATTTTCCAGGCTTACGAGGACCGTATACTGATCCGCTATACGCTGGAAGATGCTCATTCTGCTACCACCCTGCGTTTCCGTCCGTTCCTGGCATTCAGAAGTGTACGTCAGTTTACCCATGAGAACTCAGTGGCAAGCCGTGATTATCAGTTGATTGACAACGGTATCAAGACATGTATGTACAAGGGCTATCCCGATTTGTTCATGCAGTTCAATAAGAAAAATGAGTTTATCTTCCAGCCCGACTGGTATCGTGGCATAGAATATCCGAAGGAGCAGGAGCGTGGCTATGCTTCTAATGAGGATCTTTATGTACCTGGTTATTTCGAGGTGCCTATCAAGAAGGGTGAGACCATTGTCTTCGCAGCTTCTACGTCGCAGGTGAAATCTAGTTCTCTGAAGAGTATGTTCCAGAAAGAACTGGATTTGCGTGTGCCGCGTGATAATTTCTATCACTGTCTGGTAACGGCTGCCCATCAGTTCCATAACCGTGAGGCTGATGATACCCGATATCTGTTGGCCGGCTATCCATGGTTCAAATGTCGTGCTCGTGACACATTTATCTCGCTTCCGGGATTGACATTGGCTATTGACGAGCAGGACTATTTCGAACTGGTGATGAACACTGCAGAGCGTGGCTTGCGTGAATTTATGGAAGGCAAGCCTTTGACGGTGAAAATTTACGAGATGGACCAGCCTGACGTCCCCTTATGGGCTGTATGGGCCATACAGCAATATGCCCGCTATGCAGGGCGCGACAAAGCCTTTGAGAAGTATGGCAAGTTATTGCAGGACATCATTATTTATATCAAGGACGACAAACATCCTAACCTTCGACTGGACGATAATGGCCTGCTCTATGCCAACGGTCGTGACAAAGCCATCACATGGATGAACTCTAAGGCCAACGGTAAGCCCGTTGTGCCTCGTTCTGGCTATATCGTAGAGTTTAATGCCCTATGGTATAATGCTGTGAAGTTCTGCGCATCGATGGCTGCAGAGAAAGGTGATGTCAAAGGTGCAGGGGTGCTAGAGGAATTGGCTGCTAAGACGAAAAAATCGTTTGTTGACACATTTGTCAATGAGTATGGCTATCTGCTGGATTATGTAGACGGAAATATGATGGACTGGAGTGTTCGTCCGAATCAGATCTTTGCGGTGGCCTTGGACTACTCACCCCTGAATCAGCAGCAGATGAAGAGCGTGGTAGATATCTGTACACGTGAATTGCTCACACCAAAGGGCTTGCGCTCACTGTCGCCTAAGAGTGGCGGTTATAACCCCATGTATGTTGGTCCGCAGACACAGCGTGACTATGCTTACCATCAGGGTACGGCATGGCCTTGGCTGGGTGGCTTCTATATGGAGGCTTGTCTGAAACTCTACAAACGTAGTCGCTTGTCGTTCATTGAGCGCCAGATGGTGGGCTATGAGGATGAGATGGATTATCATGCTATTGGGACTATTTCGGAACTGTTCGACGGTAACCCGCCATTCCATGGACGTGGTGCTATGTCGTTTGCGATGAACGTCGCCGAGATTCTGCGTACCATGAAGTTGCTTGAAAAGTATTCATATCAAAAATAA